The following proteins are co-located in the Echinicola sp. 20G genome:
- a CDS encoding alpha-L-fucosidase, producing the protein MRKYLIGLLLVSAFSFGCQHSKEENKEIMPLPSTSPSKTQLAQIERKYGMFIHFGVNTFHDMEWTDGSKEASSYNPSNIDAEQWIRTAKEAGMKYVILITKHHEGFCLWDSELTTYDVASSPNPTNVVEEVAKACKKYDIGLGLYYSLWDQKVNPNVEETDQDSTYNEYMLHQIQELIDITEKHTSLVEFWFDGGWVKENSRWPIKALYQAIKQREPDCQIGVNWSIGLPDDPDHHPVKPEEQKEGFPIRYFPSDFRLGDPYLPAEVDPKIFSHEGQSYYMPWESTVCMSQRWFYNTQDTVWKSLDELEKLYRKATANDNILILNCPPNREGRLREKDVEMLKSLKERLSI; encoded by the coding sequence ATGAGAAAGTACCTTATAGGATTACTACTGGTTTCAGCTTTTTCTTTTGGCTGTCAGCATTCTAAAGAGGAAAACAAGGAAATCATGCCCCTACCTTCCACCTCTCCAAGTAAAACTCAGCTGGCACAGATAGAGCGAAAATACGGCATGTTCATCCACTTTGGGGTGAATACCTTTCATGATATGGAATGGACGGATGGCTCAAAAGAAGCTTCAAGTTATAATCCTAGCAACATAGATGCGGAACAATGGATAAGGACTGCAAAGGAAGCAGGGATGAAGTATGTGATTTTGATCACCAAACATCATGAAGGATTTTGTCTTTGGGACAGCGAATTGACCACTTATGATGTAGCCTCATCACCCAATCCTACCAATGTGGTTGAGGAAGTGGCCAAAGCATGTAAAAAATATGATATAGGCCTGGGATTATATTACTCCCTTTGGGACCAAAAAGTCAACCCGAATGTGGAAGAGACGGACCAAGACAGTACTTACAATGAATACATGCTCCACCAGATCCAAGAGTTGATTGACATTACAGAAAAACATACCTCGCTTGTTGAGTTTTGGTTTGACGGGGGATGGGTGAAAGAAAATTCAAGATGGCCGATCAAAGCACTTTATCAAGCCATAAAGCAGCGGGAGCCTGATTGTCAAATAGGTGTCAATTGGTCCATAGGGCTGCCCGATGATCCTGACCACCATCCTGTTAAACCTGAAGAACAAAAAGAAGGGTTCCCAATCCGGTATTTTCCCAGTGATTTTAGGTTGGGAGATCCCTATCTTCCTGCAGAAGTTGACCCCAAAATATTTTCCCATGAAGGTCAATCCTATTATATGCCCTGGGAATCTACCGTGTGTATGAGCCAGAGATGGTTTTACAATACACAAGATACCGTTTGGAAATCCTTGGATGAACTTGAAAAACTTTATCGAAAGGCCACGGCCAATGATAATATTTTGATTCTTAATTGTCCACCCAACAGGGAAGGCAGGCTGAGGGAAAAAGATGTAGAAATGCTAAAGTCCTTGAAGGAGAGGCTTTCTATTTAA
- a CDS encoding glycoside hydrolase family protein: MLLKEGQVFLSNYKNGLATFIVLLLGFIPVIAQDTHEDFMFRDKIQPVDESNIFRSEDYFNWGGSIIKGDDNQYHLFYSRWPRDTKFTGWLVYSEVAHAVSASPSGPWTYKETVLKGRGKGYWDAITAHNPKIKYFEGKYYLYYISTNLGDNIAYSEEELLETSLTGYTHSNWKILRPNQRTGVAVANSLSGPWERMDTPLIEPSGPITTLTVNPAIDRGKDGKYYLIVKGDKPNDTNFTRNQALAIGNHPAGPFVIQDQPVIDYMDTEDMSLWYDDLRGKYFGIFHAHTFIGLVSSDDGIHWDKNEEFEIMPKEIPMKKGGELNPDRMERPNVYRENGDIQVLLLACKKGNDSFIVTIPIKPSK; encoded by the coding sequence ATGCTACTTAAAGAGGGGCAGGTTTTCCTAAGCAATTATAAAAATGGTCTAGCCACTTTCATCGTTTTATTATTAGGCTTCATTCCTGTCATTGCCCAGGATACTCATGAGGATTTTATGTTCAGGGATAAAATCCAACCAGTAGATGAAAGTAACATTTTTCGCTCGGAAGACTATTTCAATTGGGGAGGCTCGATTATTAAAGGAGATGACAATCAATATCATTTGTTTTACTCCAGATGGCCAAGGGATACAAAATTTACAGGCTGGCTGGTTTACTCAGAAGTGGCTCATGCTGTTTCTGCTTCACCTTCAGGCCCGTGGACATATAAAGAAACAGTACTGAAAGGTAGAGGAAAAGGCTACTGGGATGCCATCACTGCCCACAATCCTAAAATCAAGTATTTTGAGGGTAAGTATTATTTGTACTATATCTCTACAAATTTAGGAGATAATATAGCCTATTCTGAAGAGGAACTCCTGGAAACAAGTTTGACCGGCTATACACATTCCAATTGGAAAATTTTAAGACCCAATCAAAGAACTGGCGTTGCCGTGGCGAATTCACTTTCAGGCCCTTGGGAGCGCATGGATACTCCATTGATAGAACCATCGGGACCGATCACCACATTGACAGTGAATCCGGCAATCGACAGGGGAAAGGATGGGAAATACTATCTTATTGTCAAAGGAGACAAACCGAATGATACTAATTTTACAAGAAATCAGGCTTTGGCAATAGGCAATCATCCCGCAGGTCCCTTTGTGATTCAGGATCAGCCGGTGATTGATTATATGGATACAGAAGATATGTCCTTATGGTATGATGATCTTCGGGGTAAATATTTCGGCATTTTCCACGCTCATACTTTTATTGGATTAGTAAGTTCAGATGATGGAATTCATTGGGATAAAAACGAAGAATTTGAGATTATGCCAAAGGAAATTCCAATGAAAAAGGGGGGGGAGCTCAATCCAGACCGAATGGAACGACCAAATGTATATCGGGAGAATGGAGATATTCAAGTGCTGTTATTGGCCTGCAAGAAGGGTAATGACTCATTTATAGTTACAATTCCAATTAAACCTTCAAAATGA
- a CDS encoding fibrobacter succinogenes major paralogous domain-containing protein, with protein MKYSIYYLSLLFLLATSCVQENLEAPKMGMVSFSAISFTHFGGLSPNARVLEESEWKHIFKESATLTITHKQTGAEYSLQYNPNDFTEAYQIQLPYGEYTLFSEVTGGDFEKFLPFTISGEFTLSETSLDISLQGSTEYGLVTVKKEFVRSANLDGEHELETCDQGFTLYAYVKAGLTPTLTIYENFNGQALQKELDISAYNHYHFYLKLTEVQGTVNLIELAIGPFEYHEEFFEIDAEEEITSVTDADGNEYKVVKIGEQYWMAEDLNTTKFCNGEDILTLRTEQIFENITEPNMSFAVQNRSTMLYYSEAAIYDERNICPCNWHVSTDEDWRSLETYLGLPENQFESGLYTRGASQNIGGKLKAVEEWPFPDDNFNYINTGATNEYGLTILPYGYVYPDDQFDGVTYYSTFEDEYEAAYIWTPLEGSNIEDNALYIREFRYSIAGIRRSRFNPTAASVRCVKD; from the coding sequence ATGAAATATTCAATCTATTACCTATCCCTTCTCTTTCTGCTGGCCACCAGCTGTGTGCAGGAAAACCTTGAGGCGCCCAAAATGGGCATGGTCAGCTTTTCAGCCATATCATTTACCCATTTTGGAGGCCTATCTCCCAATGCCCGCGTGCTTGAAGAATCCGAGTGGAAACATATTTTTAAGGAATCCGCTACCCTGACCATTACCCACAAACAAACGGGTGCAGAATATTCCCTTCAATACAACCCCAATGACTTTACAGAAGCTTATCAAATCCAACTGCCCTATGGGGAATATACTCTGTTCTCTGAAGTGACCGGTGGGGATTTTGAAAAGTTCCTGCCCTTTACCATTTCAGGGGAATTTACCCTGTCAGAAACCAGTCTTGACATCAGCCTGCAGGGAAGCACCGAATACGGTCTGGTTACCGTCAAAAAAGAGTTTGTACGCTCTGCCAATCTGGACGGGGAACACGAGCTTGAGACCTGCGATCAGGGCTTTACCCTTTATGCCTACGTAAAGGCAGGACTGACCCCTACCCTGACCATCTATGAAAACTTCAATGGACAAGCCCTGCAAAAGGAACTGGACATTTCGGCTTACAACCATTACCACTTCTACCTCAAGCTGACCGAAGTTCAAGGAACCGTCAACCTGATCGAGCTGGCCATTGGGCCATTTGAATACCATGAGGAGTTTTTTGAGATCGATGCTGAGGAAGAGATCACCAGCGTGACCGATGCTGACGGAAATGAATATAAAGTGGTCAAGATTGGTGAGCAGTATTGGATGGCCGAAGACCTGAACACAACCAAATTCTGTAATGGTGAGGATATCCTGACACTTAGGACTGAACAAATATTTGAAAACATTACTGAACCCAATATGAGCTTTGCCGTACAAAATCGGTCAACTATGCTCTATTACAGTGAGGCCGCCATTTACGATGAAAGGAACATTTGCCCCTGCAACTGGCATGTGTCTACAGATGAAGATTGGCGTAGCTTAGAAACATATTTAGGTTTACCGGAGAATCAATTCGAGAGTGGCTTGTACACCAGAGGTGCTTCACAAAACATCGGGGGAAAACTTAAAGCAGTTGAAGAATGGCCTTTTCCAGATGACAACTTCAATTATATAAATACGGGTGCCACCAACGAATACGGTCTTACAATTTTACCATACGGTTATGTATATCCTGATGATCAATTTGATGGAGTTACTTATTATTCCACATTCGAGGATGAATATGAAGCTGCATATATATGGACACCTCTTGAAGGCAGCAATATAGAAGATAACGCTTTATACATCCGTGAATTCCGCTACTCTATTGCTGGAATAAGACGATCTCGGTTCAATCCTACAGCAGCTTCTGTTCGCTGTGTAAAAGATTAA
- a CDS encoding NPCBM/NEW2 domain-containing protein, whose protein sequence is MKMKLFQTLLLLAVVFGGSFTIQAQTYTALQDLNISLSEQTYAAPVKNRSVTGEELSIGGESFSDGIGVHSNSVIKIKMNNGSHFSAKIGVNDSKIDYESENIKTIPLTDGKRIFYEVTPSKKQFVGVEGQDGMVDQGSVIFKLVHNGEEIYQSGIMRKGDAAKTIDLDVKGGVLELIVEDAGDGPSGDHAVWAEPKIEFFEIAPVIKPGDFVGEKAEQKSEVREYLLGKLSKLKAVELPLAQPNYDWLIDHSSAKAEVFKNGEDNLVLSNGLIARTFKLSPNLATIDFTNLMTGETLLRAVSSEGVLTIDGRSYDIGGLSPQSEYGYTLMKWTEELMATQNSFQIQDFEVKEITDRLAWKRVRWAMNKEMPSGKEVVFTLEKEGVLVKVHFALYDGIPTLSKWIEVINDSDLIVQLNSFKLEQLAMVEGENLVGTPENWVKPNIHVQTDYAFGGMQQKTSQETVFWEKDPRYTTQTNYPLNLPCLLEVKPPLGPETAIAVGDTLSTFRVWELPMDSRDEERNGLFIRKMYRTISPWTTENPIFLHLTSTDPKVVKTAVDQCAEVGYEMIILSFGSGMDMEDESPENYAKFRELREYANSKGIELGGYSLLSSRWISEEVDVINPETGKRGGMIFGSSPCLSSEWGYDYFIKIKKFFDQTGMQVFENDGSYPGNVCASTSHAHHNGLGDSQWKQYAQIQGLYQWMRAEGIYMNVPDFYINSGTNKTGIGYREVNWSLPRERHLMHGRLNIYDGLWDRIPSMCWTFVPLTQYHGGGAAATLEPLKDHLKDYENHMMQNYGSGVQACYRGPRLYDAPETKELVKEVIGWYKEYRNILNSDIIHLRRPSGKDWDGFMHANPALKEKGLAMFFNPTDKEMVREIKLPLYYTGLTDEAKVREKEGKSVNYTLDREYNIHLKVIIPANSYTWYVIE, encoded by the coding sequence ATGAAAATGAAATTGTTCCAGACATTGCTGCTATTGGCTGTGGTGTTTGGTGGGAGTTTTACCATTCAGGCCCAGACTTACACGGCGTTGCAGGACTTGAATATTTCACTGAGTGAGCAAACTTATGCTGCTCCTGTGAAAAACCGTTCAGTAACAGGAGAGGAGCTATCTATTGGTGGGGAGTCTTTTTCAGATGGCATAGGAGTACATTCCAACTCGGTCATTAAGATTAAAATGAACAATGGAAGTCACTTTTCTGCCAAGATTGGAGTGAATGATTCGAAGATTGACTATGAGTCAGAAAATATAAAAACAATACCATTGACAGATGGGAAGCGTATTTTTTATGAAGTAACACCCAGTAAAAAGCAGTTTGTTGGTGTGGAAGGTCAGGATGGTATGGTGGATCAAGGATCCGTCATTTTCAAACTGGTCCATAATGGAGAGGAGATTTATCAGAGTGGAATTATGCGAAAAGGTGATGCCGCCAAAACGATTGATTTAGATGTCAAGGGTGGTGTACTGGAGCTTATTGTTGAGGATGCAGGAGATGGGCCGAGTGGTGACCATGCAGTTTGGGCAGAGCCAAAAATTGAATTTTTTGAAATAGCCCCAGTGATCAAACCAGGTGATTTTGTAGGAGAGAAGGCTGAACAGAAAAGTGAAGTTAGGGAATACTTACTTGGAAAATTAAGTAAACTAAAAGCGGTGGAACTGCCACTTGCCCAGCCGAACTATGATTGGCTAATTGATCATTCTAGCGCCAAGGCTGAAGTGTTTAAAAATGGAGAAGATAATCTTGTGCTTAGCAATGGGCTGATTGCAAGAACTTTTAAGCTAAGCCCTAACTTGGCAACCATTGATTTTACCAACTTGATGACGGGAGAAACCTTGCTCCGTGCTGTGTCCAGTGAAGGAGTGCTGACCATTGATGGTCGGAGTTATGATATCGGTGGATTAAGTCCCCAATCGGAGTATGGCTACACTTTGATGAAATGGACAGAGGAACTGATGGCTACCCAAAACAGTTTCCAGATCCAGGATTTTGAAGTGAAGGAAATTACGGATAGACTGGCGTGGAAAAGGGTTCGTTGGGCCATGAACAAGGAAATGCCAAGTGGAAAGGAAGTGGTCTTTACGCTTGAAAAAGAGGGTGTTTTGGTCAAGGTTCACTTTGCGCTGTATGATGGCATCCCGACGCTTTCCAAGTGGATAGAAGTAATCAATGACAGTGATTTGATTGTGCAGTTGAACAGCTTTAAATTGGAGCAATTGGCCATGGTGGAAGGAGAAAATCTGGTGGGGACTCCTGAAAATTGGGTGAAGCCCAATATCCATGTCCAAACAGACTATGCTTTTGGAGGGATGCAACAGAAAACCTCTCAAGAGACCGTCTTTTGGGAGAAAGATCCTAGGTACACCACGCAGACCAACTATCCTTTGAACTTACCTTGTTTGCTTGAAGTCAAGCCACCTTTAGGGCCAGAAACAGCCATAGCAGTAGGGGATACACTCAGCACATTCAGGGTGTGGGAGTTGCCAATGGATTCTCGCGATGAAGAAAGAAATGGCTTGTTTATCCGGAAGATGTATCGGACCATTTCGCCATGGACCACAGAAAATCCCATCTTCCTTCACCTGACCTCTACGGATCCTAAGGTGGTCAAAACAGCTGTAGACCAATGTGCTGAAGTTGGATATGAAATGATCATCTTGAGCTTCGGTAGTGGAATGGATATGGAAGACGAATCACCGGAAAACTATGCCAAGTTCCGTGAGTTAAGGGAATATGCCAATTCTAAGGGCATAGAATTGGGCGGTTATTCTTTGCTTTCCAGTCGTTGGATCAGTGAGGAAGTGGATGTGATCAATCCTGAGACAGGCAAAAGAGGAGGGATGATCTTTGGTTCTTCCCCTTGTCTCAGCAGTGAGTGGGGCTATGATTATTTCATAAAGATCAAGAAGTTTTTTGATCAAACCGGGATGCAAGTATTTGAGAATGATGGTTCTTATCCGGGCAATGTCTGTGCGTCTACCAGCCACGCTCATCATAATGGATTGGGAGATTCTCAGTGGAAGCAATATGCCCAGATCCAAGGGCTGTATCAATGGATGCGGGCTGAAGGCATTTACATGAATGTACCGGACTTCTATATCAATTCAGGTACTAATAAAACAGGAATTGGCTACCGAGAAGTCAACTGGTCCTTGCCTAGAGAAAGGCACCTGATGCATGGACGCTTGAACATTTATGATGGGCTATGGGACAGGATACCGAGCATGTGCTGGACGTTTGTGCCACTGACTCAATATCATGGTGGTGGAGCAGCCGCTACTTTGGAGCCACTAAAGGACCATTTGAAAGATTATGAAAATCATATGATGCAAAATTATGGTTCTGGCGTTCAGGCTTGTTATAGGGGGCCGAGGTTATACGATGCTCCAGAGACCAAAGAATTGGTCAAGGAAGTGATTGGTTGGTACAAGGAGTACAGAAATATTCTGAACAGTGATATTATTCACCTGAGAAGGCCATCAGGAAAAGATTGGGATGGCTTTATGCACGCTAATCCGGCCTTGAAAGAAAAGGGGCTGGCCATGTTCTTTAACCCAACGGATAAGGAAATGGTCAGGGAAATCAAGCTTCCCCTATACTACACTGGCTTGACAGATGAGGCAAAAGTTCGTGAAAAAGAAGGAAAGAGCGTTAATTACACTTTGGACAGGGAGTACAATATCCATCTAAAAGTCATTATTCCAGCCAATTCCTATACTTGGTATGTAATTGAATAG
- a CDS encoding sulfatase yields MMLVRTLLLFLAMVFLLCEGKAQNQQRKKKSQPNIVFFFVDDMGWQDTSVPFFKEVTELNKRYLTPNMERLAHDGMKFTQAYASAVCSPSRISLMTGMNAARHRVTNWTLKKNISPDTENPDVESPKWNVNGLSPDSSVPYTISAKTLPTLLSEGGYQTIHVGKAHFGAEGTPGEDPLNLGFQVNIGGHAAGGPGSYLGIHDFSADWRDAGNHIWDIPDLEKYHGQEIYLTEALTREALKEVSKSVEEAQPFYLYMSHYAIHAPWEKDQRYYQKYIEQGLSEQEATYATMIEGMDKSLGDIMDHLEKLGVSDNTIIVFMSDNGAHKQVAQNKPLRGYKLSPYEGGIRVPLLVKWPGVIQQAMVNDAYVIIEDIFPTFLEMAGMNKAAKGSIDGKSFVNKLKGETSSQERPLLWHYPNTYYNPPYSVVRKGDWKLIYHHVDQKLELFNISNDISESTDLSETELDKTMEMAQLMTKLLKNTDAQMPTIKATGKPVPYPNEL; encoded by the coding sequence ATGATGTTAGTACGTACATTATTATTGTTTTTGGCGATGGTATTTTTACTTTGTGAAGGTAAAGCCCAAAACCAACAACGGAAGAAAAAGAGCCAACCCAATATTGTTTTTTTCTTTGTGGATGACATGGGTTGGCAGGATACTTCTGTTCCTTTTTTTAAGGAAGTGACTGAATTGAACAAGCGGTACCTTACACCCAATATGGAGCGATTGGCCCATGATGGGATGAAGTTTACCCAAGCCTATGCGAGTGCGGTTTGCTCCCCTTCAAGGATCAGTTTGATGACAGGAATGAACGCGGCCAGGCATCGGGTGACCAATTGGACCTTAAAGAAAAATATATCTCCAGATACTGAAAATCCGGATGTGGAGTCACCCAAATGGAATGTCAATGGACTCAGTCCTGATTCATCGGTTCCTTATACCATTAGTGCCAAAACTTTACCCACACTCCTTAGTGAAGGGGGATACCAAACAATCCATGTGGGCAAAGCGCATTTTGGCGCTGAGGGCACCCCTGGGGAGGATCCTTTAAATTTAGGTTTTCAGGTAAATATTGGTGGCCATGCCGCAGGTGGTCCAGGGAGTTATTTGGGAATCCATGATTTTAGTGCTGATTGGAGAGATGCTGGAAACCACATTTGGGATATTCCTGACTTGGAAAAATACCATGGGCAAGAAATCTATTTGACGGAAGCTTTGACTCGTGAGGCCTTGAAAGAAGTCAGCAAGTCAGTGGAAGAAGCACAGCCATTTTACTTATATATGTCCCACTATGCGATTCATGCTCCTTGGGAAAAGGACCAACGTTACTATCAAAAATACATCGAACAAGGGCTTAGTGAACAAGAAGCGACATATGCCACCATGATTGAAGGAATGGACAAATCGCTGGGAGACATTATGGATCATTTGGAAAAGTTAGGGGTTTCGGATAACACCATTATTGTATTTATGTCCGATAATGGCGCCCACAAACAGGTGGCCCAGAACAAACCTTTGAGGGGCTATAAGCTCAGCCCATATGAGGGAGGTATTCGGGTACCGCTTCTGGTGAAGTGGCCAGGAGTGATACAACAAGCTATGGTAAATGATGCATATGTCATTATTGAAGACATTTTTCCCACCTTTCTTGAAATGGCTGGAATGAATAAAGCGGCAAAGGGAAGCATAGATGGAAAGAGTTTTGTCAACAAGCTGAAAGGTGAAACTTCATCCCAAGAGAGACCATTGCTTTGGCATTATCCCAACACTTATTATAATCCCCCTTATAGTGTGGTAAGAAAAGGTGACTGGAAATTGATCTATCACCATGTAGATCAAAAACTGGAGTTGTTCAACATAAGCAATGATATCAGTGAATCCACCGATTTAAGTGAAACGGAATTGGATAAAACAATGGAAATGGCCCAGCTGATGACCAAGCTCCTTAAGAATACTGATGCACAAATGCCGACCATCAAAGCCACTGGAAAACCGGTTCCCTATCCCAATGAGCTTTAA
- a CDS encoding type 1 glutamine amidotransferase domain-containing protein: MENLQNKRVAILATNGFEESELTSPKQALEDSGAKVDVVSIETGSIKGWKNGNWSNSVRVDKTLEEVYEEDYDALVLPGGVINPDQLRRSEKAIQFVRAFFKNHKPVAAICHGPQVLVEADVVNGRKLTSFHSIKTDLMNAGAKWFDEAVVVDHGLVTSRTPDDLPDFNRKLVEEVREGTHSRQMV, from the coding sequence ATGGAAAACTTACAAAATAAAAGAGTAGCCATTTTAGCCACTAATGGATTTGAAGAATCAGAATTGACCAGTCCCAAACAGGCTTTGGAGGACAGTGGAGCTAAAGTAGATGTCGTTTCCATAGAAACAGGATCGATCAAAGGATGGAAGAATGGCAACTGGAGCAATAGTGTGCGAGTGGACAAAACACTGGAAGAAGTTTATGAAGAAGATTACGATGCCTTGGTGCTACCAGGTGGAGTGATCAATCCCGACCAACTCAGGAGGAGTGAGAAAGCCATTCAGTTTGTCAGGGCTTTCTTTAAAAACCACAAACCGGTAGCGGCTATTTGTCATGGACCACAAGTCTTGGTGGAAGCGGATGTGGTCAATGGTAGAAAATTGACTTCTTTCCATTCCATCAAAACCGACCTGATGAATGCAGGTGCCAAATGGTTTGATGAAGCTGTAGTGGTGGATCATGGTTTGGTTACTTCCAGAACCCCTGATGACCTTCCCGATTTCAATAGAAAATTGGTGGAAGAAGTCAGAGAAGGCACCCACAGCAGACAAATGGTATAA
- a CDS encoding rhodanese-like domain-containing protein — MKEQKTYPRFFSAFVLIMIILLSFQSAEPWTAKQMVSPYDLSQRMQKSKEKLPLILSIGPQAVIKGSKDIGPGQDPDNIKKLKMVVNQLPKDTEIILYCGCCPLQKCPNVRPAFKTLNDLGFKNHKLLAILNNVKTDWINKGYPVQD, encoded by the coding sequence ATGAAGGAACAAAAAACTTATCCACGCTTTTTTTCAGCCTTTGTATTGATAATGATCATCTTGCTTTCATTTCAGTCTGCTGAACCTTGGACGGCCAAACAAATGGTCTCCCCCTACGACCTGAGCCAAAGAATGCAAAAAAGTAAAGAAAAGCTCCCCTTGATCTTAAGCATAGGTCCTCAAGCGGTGATCAAAGGCTCAAAAGACATTGGGCCGGGTCAAGATCCTGACAATATCAAAAAGCTAAAAATGGTCGTCAACCAACTGCCCAAGGATACCGAAATCATTTTGTATTGTGGTTGCTGTCCCCTACAAAAATGTCCCAACGTAAGGCCAGCTTTCAAAACTCTCAACGATCTGGGCTTTAAGAACCATAAGCTTTTGGCCATCCTGAATAATGTCAAAACGGATTGGATCAACAAAGGCTACCCAGTCCAGGATTAG
- a CDS encoding fibrobacter succinogenes major paralogous domain-containing protein, translating to MKNSIYYLSLLFLLTTSCVQENLEAPKMGMVSFSKVTFEHFGGLSPSARVLEKSEWKHIFKESATLIITHKETGAEYSLQYNPNDFTEAYQIQLPYGEYTVFSEVAGGDFEKFLPFTITGEFTLAETSLEISLQGSTEYGLVTVKKEFVLSANLDGEHELEICDQGFTLYAYVKDGLNPTLTIYENFNGQALLKELDIAAYNHYHFYLKLTEVQGTVNLIELAIGPFEYHEEFFEIEGEQEITSVTDADGNEYKVVKIGEQYWMAEDLQTTSSCEGHSLLLYDPEEFTGNYPPDHLPAYTKRNDKIYYNFRSTNSPGRQVCPCGWHVPSDEEWTILERFLGLTLDEGVYGYERGRNENIGGKLKSISGWRDPNIGATNEVGFNAKPSFPGVPSNEDSYAQFWSSTQYGDWLLDDNRQEYTPLGFGRELTYNSQGIYRRRDLLGIYFTSIRCVKD from the coding sequence ATGAAAAATTCAATCTATTACCTATCCCTTCTCTTCCTGTTGACCACCAGCTGTGTGCAGGAAAACCTTGAGGCGCCCAAAATGGGAATGGTCAGCTTCTCTAAAGTAACGTTCGAACACTTTGGAGGCCTATCTCCCAGTGCCCGGGTGCTTGAAAAATCCGAGTGGAAACATATCTTTAAGGAATCCGCTACCCTGATCATTACCCATAAAGAAACAGGCGCAGAATATTCCCTCCAATACAACCCCAATGACTTTACAGAAGCTTATCAAATCCAACTGCCTTATGGGGAATACACCGTATTTTCTGAAGTAGCTGGAGGCGATTTTGAAAAGTTCCTGCCCTTTACCATTACAGGGGAATTTACCCTGGCAGAAACCAGCCTGGAGATCAGCCTGCAGGGAAGCACCGAATACGGCCTGGTTACCGTCAAAAAGGAATTTGTGCTCTCTGCCAATCTGGACGGGGAACACGAGCTGGAGATCTGCGATCAGGGCTTTACCCTTTATGCCTATGTCAAGGATGGACTGAACCCTACCCTGACCATCTACGAGAACTTCAATGGACAAGCCCTACTAAAGGAACTGGATATTGCGGCCTACAACCATTACCACTTCTACCTCAAACTGACCGAAGTTCAGGGAACAGTCAACCTGATCGAACTGGCCATCGGGCCATTTGAATACCATGAGGAGTTTTTTGAGATCGAGGGTGAGCAAGAGATCACCAGCGTGACCGATGCCGATGGCAACGAATACAAGGTGGTTAAAATCGGTGAACAATATTGGATGGCTGAAGACCTCCAAACAACTAGTTCCTGTGAAGGACATTCTTTATTATTATATGATCCTGAGGAATTTACAGGGAATTATCCACCAGATCACCTACCTGCTTATACAAAGAGAAATGATAAAATATATTATAATTTTAGAAGTACTAACTCCCCTGGTAGACAAGTCTGCCCATGCGGATGGCATGTTCCTTCTGATGAAGAGTGGACCATTTTAGAAAGATTCTTGGGACTTACTCTTGATGAAGGTGTGTATGGGTATGAAAGAGGAAGAAATGAAAATATTGGAGGTAAACTAAAAAGCATTTCAGGTTGGAGAGATCCAAATATTGGAGCAACCAATGAAGTTGGGTTCAATGCCAAACCAAGTTTCCCTGGTGTACCATCAAATGAAGATTCCTATGCACAATTTTGGAGTTCAACACAATATGGAGATTGGCTACTGGATGACAATCGTCAAGAATATACTCCATTAGGATTTGGAAGAGAGCTCACTTATAATTCTCAAGGGATTTACAGAAGAAGAGATTTACTTGGCATTTATTTTACAAGTATCCGCTGTGTCAAAGACTAA